The following proteins are encoded in a genomic region of Lachnospiraceae bacterium KM106-2:
- a CDS encoding ribosomal-protein-alanine acetyltransferase, which translates to MITYKENVLTYEVAADLRKNVGWNNPTDRQLALSIHNSLYTIVAYDGDLPVGMGRLLGDGAIYYQIYDIVVREDYQHKKIGSNIVKRLVDYADGKRVDRERISILLSAAAGKEGFYETLGFDRLPHEYTGSGMRRIIKG; encoded by the coding sequence ATGATCACTTATAAAGAAAATGTACTTACTTATGAAGTGGCTGCCGATCTAAGAAAGAATGTCGGGTGGAATAATCCAACGGATCGGCAATTAGCATTAAGCATTCATAACTCCCTATATACGATTGTTGCTTATGATGGAGATCTTCCCGTTGGGATGGGCAGATTACTTGGTGATGGCGCCATCTATTACCAGATTTACGACATTGTTGTCAGGGAAGACTATCAACATAAGAAGATTGGCTCCAATATTGTAAAGCGATTAGTGGATTATGCTGATGGCAAACGAGTTGACAGGGAACGGATCAGCATTCTCCTTTCCGCAGCAGCCGGCAAGGAAGGATTTTATGAAACGTTAGGATTTGATCGACTTCCTCATGAGTATACCGGATCGGGAATGCGTAGGATCATAAAAGGCTAA
- a CDS encoding multi antimicrobial extrusion protein (Na(+)/drug antiporter), MATE family of MDR efflux pumps, producing MTDKNTKNMTVGDPKRIIIAFAIPICLSQLFQQLYNSVDSIIVGNYLGKEALAAVSSSGTLIFLLVSFFTGTAMGAGVIISRYFGAGDHEKMSRVIHTNVALGLVSGIFLSIFGVLATPTILRWMGVAPEVLPESISYFRNYFMGVLSVVMYNICTGIMNAVGDSRRPLYYLIFSSLLNVVLDLLFVGVLGFGVGSAAIATIISQSASVVLCLIHLLKKGTVYQIQIKKIRFHADMVKEIIKFGLPTGVQNSVIALANVLVQTNVNSFGGDAMAGCGSYSKVEGFAFLPITCFAMALTTFIGQNLGARKYDRAKQGAKFGILSSIILAEVIGVLIYVSAPFLIAMFNDNANVVAIGVRQARVEALFYCLLAFSHCIAGVCRGAGKAIIPMMIMLSIWCVLRIIYITVAMHFNHNIEFLFWAYPLTWTISSIIYLIYYKKSDWIHGFDAA from the coding sequence ATGACGGATAAGAATACAAAGAACATGACAGTTGGAGATCCAAAACGGATTATTATTGCTTTTGCAATTCCTATTTGTCTTAGTCAGTTATTTCAACAGTTATACAATTCAGTGGATTCCATTATCGTAGGAAATTACTTGGGTAAAGAAGCCTTAGCAGCTGTAAGTTCCTCGGGAACCCTGATTTTTCTATTAGTAAGTTTCTTTACCGGAACCGCAATGGGTGCCGGTGTAATCATATCAAGGTATTTCGGAGCAGGAGATCATGAGAAGATGTCCCGTGTCATTCATACAAATGTCGCATTAGGACTAGTATCGGGTATCTTTTTATCGATCTTTGGCGTTCTAGCCACACCAACTATTTTACGATGGATGGGAGTCGCTCCAGAAGTGTTGCCAGAATCCATTTCCTATTTTAGAAACTATTTTATGGGCGTATTGTCTGTAGTCATGTATAATATCTGTACCGGTATTATGAATGCCGTCGGAGACAGCAGACGACCACTTTATTACTTAATATTTTCATCTTTATTAAACGTAGTACTCGATCTATTATTTGTCGGTGTATTAGGATTTGGCGTTGGTTCCGCTGCAATTGCAACGATCATCTCTCAAAGTGCCAGCGTTGTTCTTTGCTTGATCCATTTATTAAAAAAGGGCACGGTATATCAGATTCAGATCAAGAAGATTCGATTCCATGCAGATATGGTAAAAGAAATCATCAAGTTTGGTTTACCAACCGGAGTACAGAATTCCGTTATCGCGTTAGCAAATGTATTAGTCCAGACAAATGTAAATTCCTTCGGTGGAGATGCTATGGCTGGATGCGGTTCCTATTCTAAAGTTGAAGGATTTGCATTTCTTCCGATCACTTGTTTTGCCATGGCGTTAACAACCTTTATCGGACAGAACTTAGGTGCTAGAAAATATGATCGAGCAAAGCAAGGCGCAAAGTTTGGAATTCTATCTTCAATTATCTTAGCAGAAGTGATCGGTGTTCTTATTTATGTTAGTGCACCATTCTTGATCGCCATGTTCAATGATAATGCGAATGTAGTTGCGATTGGCGTAAGGCAAGCACGAGTAGAAGCATTGTTCTATTGCTTACTGGCTTTTTCCCATTGTATCGCAGGTGTGTGCCGTGGAGCAGGAAAGGCAATCATTCCAATGATGATCATGTTATCCATCTGGTGTGTACTTCGTATCATCTATATTACGGTGGCAATGCATTTTAATCACAATATTGAGTTCTTATTCTGGGCATATCCTCTTACTTGGACGATCAGTTCCATCATTTACTTAATTTATTATAAAAAATCAGATTGGATCCATGGATTCGATGCTGCATAG
- a CDS encoding D-alanyl-D-alanine carboxypeptidase — protein MKKKFIIPILTIVLIVTTLTLVLCLKPDWKYVACEMATDMISQGVMVKESERSELSLQKVSTQSLLKDQRIHKEQSLMLINTNHLLSSQFSADIVNYKGTEVLMNPCLVEAYSNLNKDIRSNYHDNLYVTCSYRSVRKQKQMIEKYKETATKVNASEHQAGLALDICAKGFSGGAFIKSDIGQYVNSNCWRHGFIIRYPYYGTKQTGIEYEPWHIRYVGKPHAEIIYKNHLTLEEYLASLEVGKYYEYGSYLISKQKQGDELTIPTDFTSGVISSDNCGNWIVTLKIT, from the coding sequence ATGAAGAAAAAATTTATAATTCCCATTTTAACAATAGTACTGATCGTTACTACCTTAACTTTAGTTTTATGTTTGAAACCAGATTGGAAGTATGTCGCCTGTGAAATGGCAACCGATATGATAAGTCAGGGCGTTATGGTAAAGGAGTCAGAAAGATCCGAATTATCGTTACAAAAAGTTTCGACACAATCCCTTTTGAAAGATCAACGAATCCATAAAGAACAATCATTAATGCTGATCAATACCAATCATTTATTATCCTCTCAATTTTCTGCAGATATCGTAAATTATAAGGGGACAGAAGTTCTCATGAATCCTTGTTTGGTTGAGGCGTATTCGAATCTAAATAAGGATATTCGAAGTAATTATCATGATAATTTATATGTCACCTGTTCTTATCGTAGTGTAAGAAAGCAAAAACAAATGATCGAAAAGTACAAAGAGACCGCAACAAAAGTAAATGCTAGTGAGCATCAGGCCGGTCTTGCTCTAGATATCTGTGCCAAAGGATTTAGTGGAGGCGCATTTATAAAAAGTGATATAGGTCAGTATGTCAATTCAAATTGCTGGAGACATGGATTCATCATCCGTTATCCTTACTATGGAACAAAGCAGACGGGGATTGAATATGAACCATGGCATATTCGATATGTTGGGAAGCCACATGCAGAGATTATTTATAAGAATCACCTAACCTTAGAAGAATATCTAGCATCCTTAGAAGTCGGTAAATATTATGAATATGGTAGTTATCTTATTTCAAAGCAGAAGCAAGGTGACGAACTTACCATTCCAACCGATTTTACATCGGGTGTGATCTCATCCGATAATTGTGGTAATTGGATCGTAACCTTAAAGATTACCTAA
- a CDS encoding acetyltransferase: MIEVRLERPEDYPRFGFVEAKEFGITDRDGYNFPAFMGMELKPGFFHQRKGKYYESSVYEESLHREEVIAFDQHFSQRGAIK; the protein is encoded by the coding sequence ATGATCGAAGTAAGATTAGAAAGACCGGAAGATTATCCAAGGTTTGGATTTGTGGAAGCAAAAGAATTTGGGATCACAGACCGAGATGGCTATAATTTTCCTGCATTTATGGGCATGGAACTAAAACCAGGATTCTTCCATCAGAGGAAAGGAAAGTATTACGAATCGTCAGTCTATGAAGAAAGTCTCCATCGGGAAGAAGTAATTGCATTTGATCAGCATTTTAGTCAAAGGGGTGCGATTAAATGA
- a CDS encoding methyltransferase yields the protein MKDTKDYYDKMAADWAKRGYAADAALACLDEFCKRLPQNGRVLDLCCGAGYESMRIKEKGFQVVGIDYSEESLKIARKRNPGINFYQDNLLHNYSYIGSVDGILCIAGLVHIESRDLKQAFHSMYSVLNKDGIVLVSICEGSGKIHDRSICMIDGEEYDRNFIAHNLEELKDAIAGLFCYITELESDMESWHYYLFRKIEE from the coding sequence ATGAAGGATACGAAAGACTATTATGATAAGATGGCAGCAGACTGGGCGAAAAGAGGATATGCAGCAGATGCAGCGTTAGCTTGTCTTGATGAATTTTGTAAGAGACTTCCTCAAAATGGTCGTGTTTTAGACCTTTGTTGCGGTGCCGGTTATGAATCTATGCGTATAAAAGAAAAAGGATTCCAGGTTGTTGGTATTGATTATAGTGAAGAGAGTCTAAAAATCGCGAGAAAAAGGAATCCTGGCATTAACTTTTATCAAGATAATCTATTACACAATTACTCTTACATCGGTAGCGTAGATGGAATTCTTTGTATTGCTGGTTTGGTACATATTGAATCAAGAGATCTGAAACAGGCATTTCATTCTATGTATTCAGTCTTAAATAAAGACGGTATTGTATTAGTGTCCATCTGTGAAGGCAGTGGAAAGATTCATGATCGAAGTATCTGTATGATCGATGGCGAAGAGTATGATCGAAACTTTATTGCACATAACTTGGAAGAACTTAAGGACGCAATCGCTGGTCTTTTTTGTTATATTACAGAATTGGAATCTGATATGGAATCATGGCACTACTACCTATTTCGAAAGATAGAAGAATAA
- a CDS encoding TldE protein, part of TldE/TldD proteolytic complex, translating into MEKLKQITDQTIEALTKAGADEAQCIVADAKVQEFNVDGGEFSLYRTLFDQSISMTVLKNHKKGETTINHFDKESIESAATDCINVALSGHSDGAFAIGGEPGTHTFTTGCIEPDVDRLFERIVELMDTVKQEYPLISIGEMVVQHKMTHSLYQNTKGSVYEHLNGTYIFELVYSAHDGDATSSISSVAVLTDDLDTPFIKLGSVAHDLKDAQEQIYTKPIQGKFTGVAVFTPACLMEMLYYLTNNSLSDSVLINQTSVWKDKLNEKVADEKLSIELAPLDPRIRGGERYTTDGAISKNYTLIDHGILKSFMLSLYGANKTGFTPAKNDSFNIIIEAGDTPFEDMIKKIDHGIIVGGFSGGMPAINGEFSGVAKNSFLIENGKISKALSETMINGNLNEMVKQIVAISKEVVEDGHSVLPYVACDGIVISGK; encoded by the coding sequence ATGGAGAAGCTAAAACAAATTACAGATCAAACGATAGAAGCACTTACAAAAGCTGGAGCCGATGAGGCACAATGTATCGTTGCAGATGCAAAAGTACAAGAATTTAATGTGGATGGCGGAGAATTTTCTTTATATCGTACTTTATTTGATCAATCCATTTCTATGACGGTCTTAAAAAATCATAAGAAGGGCGAAACGACGATCAATCATTTCGATAAAGAAAGTATAGAATCTGCTGCAACGGACTGCATCAATGTTGCACTTAGCGGACATTCTGATGGTGCATTTGCGATTGGTGGCGAACCAGGTACCCATACATTTACGACAGGATGTATCGAACCAGATGTTGATCGTTTATTTGAACGGATCGTTGAGCTGATGGATACCGTCAAACAAGAATATCCTTTGATCTCGATTGGAGAGATGGTCGTACAGCACAAAATGACACACAGCTTATACCAAAATACGAAAGGCAGCGTATACGAACATCTTAATGGTACTTACATATTTGAATTAGTTTATTCGGCTCATGATGGGGATGCGACTTCGTCAATCAGCAGTGTCGCGGTTCTTACCGATGATCTGGATACCCCATTTATTAAGCTTGGCTCTGTTGCTCATGATCTAAAGGATGCACAGGAGCAGATTTATACCAAACCAATACAAGGTAAATTCACAGGAGTCGCTGTATTTACTCCAGCCTGTCTGATGGAGATGCTTTATTATTTAACCAATAATTCGCTAAGCGATTCTGTTCTGATCAATCAGACCAGTGTATGGAAAGATAAATTAAATGAGAAAGTAGCCGATGAGAAGTTATCGATTGAATTAGCTCCACTAGATCCACGAATTCGCGGAGGGGAACGCTATACTACTGATGGAGCAATATCTAAAAATTATACTTTGATCGATCATGGTATCTTAAAGAGCTTCATGCTTTCCTTATACGGAGCGAATAAGACAGGTTTTACTCCAGCGAAAAATGATTCTTTTAATATTATCATAGAAGCAGGAGACACCCCTTTTGAGGATATGATTAAAAAGATCGACCATGGTATTATTGTGGGAGGTTTCTCCGGTGGAATGCCTGCTATCAACGGTGAATTCTCTGGTGTTGCAAAAAATAGCTTTTTAATTGAAAACGGAAAGATTTCAAAAGCACTAAGTGAGACCATGATCAATGGTAATCTAAATGAGATGGTCAAACAGATTGTCGCTATCTCCAAAGAAGTTGTAGAAGATGGACATAGCGTTTTACCATATGTGGCATGTGATGGAATTGTCATTTCAGGTAAATAA
- a CDS encoding TldD protein, part of TldE/TldD proteolytic complex, whose translation MLQELVLTKKDLFVPGAHTELRAQKNTKRSVSIVSGNLTTNERTETSGISARVYKNGVYGFSSNPEYSDASTREVVKAATHNAEFMDQHIQKGNVPLSNVSNGKESLRHQIVDTDQKEYIDFMKEMDQYIANKYPALKSRGISLRSDSMEKVLSTSDGYDAHIAIPRSYIYVTLDSETNSGTPIELFKVFGGFGGFQDHFTDPALLYPEIDQLYEQVMQKREGIYAEAGYKTVVLGGIMSGMLAHEAVGHTVEADLVAAGSVASSYLGKRVGSDLVNLVDFAHTAFGKQAPLPVYVDDEGTKATDATLIKDGILVGYMNSRESAARYGMEPCGNARAFSFSDEPLIRMRNTAVLPGKDKLEDIIASVDDGYYLLNSTNGQADITGEFMFGVCMGYEIKHGKLGRALLDTTISGVAFDMLKTVDMVSDDMTWSSSGFCGKKQPMPVGMGGPAVRCKIMIGGR comes from the coding sequence ATGTTACAAGAACTTGTTCTAACGAAGAAAGATTTATTTGTACCTGGTGCACATACTGAGTTAAGAGCACAGAAGAATACCAAAAGAAGCGTCTCTATTGTTTCTGGCAATTTAACAACCAATGAACGTACAGAAACATCAGGTATCTCAGCACGTGTTTATAAGAATGGGGTTTATGGATTCTCTTCCAATCCGGAATATTCAGATGCCTCAACCAGGGAAGTGGTAAAAGCAGCTACTCACAATGCTGAATTTATGGATCAGCATATTCAAAAAGGAAATGTGCCACTTTCGAATGTCTCAAACGGTAAGGAATCATTACGTCATCAAATAGTAGATACCGATCAGAAAGAATACATTGATTTCATGAAAGAAATGGATCAGTACATAGCAAATAAATATCCCGCACTTAAGAGCAGAGGAATTTCGTTACGAAGTGACTCCATGGAAAAGGTCTTAAGTACATCGGATGGATATGATGCACATATCGCAATTCCTAGAAGTTATATTTACGTTACCTTAGATTCAGAAACAAATTCAGGCACACCAATTGAACTTTTTAAAGTATTTGGAGGCTTTGGAGGCTTTCAGGATCACTTTACAGATCCTGCATTGTTATATCCTGAAATCGATCAACTTTATGAACAGGTAATGCAAAAGAGAGAGGGTATTTATGCTGAGGCCGGCTATAAGACGGTTGTACTTGGAGGTATCATGTCCGGCATGTTAGCTCATGAAGCGGTTGGTCATACGGTAGAAGCCGATCTTGTGGCCGCTGGATCGGTAGCTTCCAGCTATCTTGGAAAACGCGTTGGATCTGACTTAGTTAATTTAGTGGATTTTGCGCATACTGCATTCGGAAAGCAAGCACCCCTTCCCGTATACGTTGATGATGAAGGAACAAAAGCGACCGATGCAACTTTGATCAAAGATGGTATTTTAGTCGGTTATATGAACAGCAGAGAATCTGCTGCACGTTACGGAATGGAGCCTTGTGGAAATGCAAGAGCGTTTAGTTTCTCAGATGAACCATTGATCCGAATGAGAAATACAGCAGTTCTTCCTGGTAAGGATAAGTTAGAGGATATCATCGCATCCGTAGACGATGGTTATTACCTCTTAAATTCAACCAATGGACAAGCTGATATTACTGGTGAATTCATGTTTGGTGTTTGTATGGGATATGAGATCAAACATGGTAAATTAGGACGTGCATTGTTAGATACAACCATATCCGGTGTTGCTTTTGATATGTTAAAGACTGTCGATATGGTATCAGATGATATGACCTGGTCAAGCAGTGGCTTTTGTGGTAAGAAACAGCCTATGCCGGTTGGAATGGGCGGTCCTGCGGTACGTTGCAAGATCATGATAGGAGGTCGTTAA
- a CDS encoding endoglucanase: MNQSFLEEMLTTASVSGNEITLQKKVIRQMTPIADQIQTDENGNVISILNPSSKCKVLLAGHIDEIGLQVAAINSDGFLEVKNIGGIYKSTYLGHKVRVYTKDGMIYGAIVNTRALSNKKDLENRDLLVDIGASSKEEASHSVSVGDYITFDTDYRTLKNNLLTGRALDDRTGAFIVIEALRRAKEKGCEVGVYSATTVGEESGMRGAYWAASRVEPTMAIAVDVTYATDYPGADREGDVRLGNGPVLCIAPYINRKMNALLKDAADKLQMNLQMETESSLTGTDADKIHYSGKGVPVCLVSIPLRYMHNPNETGSLQDIEDCIELLSEFVCALEEDVDLNPFH, from the coding sequence ATGAATCAATCATTTTTAGAAGAAATGCTTACTACCGCTTCCGTATCTGGAAACGAAATTACTTTACAAAAGAAAGTGATCCGTCAAATGACACCGATCGCAGATCAAATTCAGACCGATGAAAATGGAAATGTCATCAGTATCTTAAATCCCTCATCCAAATGTAAGGTTTTACTCGCCGGTCATATCGATGAGATCGGTCTACAAGTTGCAGCAATCAACTCAGATGGATTCTTAGAGGTGAAGAATATCGGTGGAATCTATAAATCTACATATTTAGGACATAAAGTTCGTGTTTATACAAAAGATGGCATGATTTACGGTGCCATTGTCAATACACGAGCACTCAGTAATAAAAAAGATTTAGAAAACAGAGATCTTTTAGTTGATATTGGTGCCTCTTCCAAAGAAGAAGCAAGTCATTCCGTATCCGTTGGCGATTACATTACCTTTGATACGGATTATCGCACACTAAAGAACAACTTACTTACCGGACGTGCTTTAGATGATCGTACGGGTGCCTTTATTGTAATCGAAGCTCTTCGTCGTGCGAAAGAAAAAGGATGCGAAGTGGGTGTCTATAGTGCAACAACGGTTGGTGAAGAAAGTGGAATGCGTGGTGCGTACTGGGCAGCTTCCAGAGTAGAACCAACGATGGCGATCGCCGTTGATGTTACCTATGCAACCGACTATCCTGGTGCAGATAGAGAAGGTGATGTTCGTCTTGGAAATGGTCCTGTTTTATGTATCGCGCCATATATCAATCGTAAAATGAATGCTCTATTAAAAGATGCTGCAGATAAACTTCAAATGAACTTACAAATGGAGACAGAATCCAGTCTTACTGGTACGGATGCTGATAAGATCCATTATTCTGGTAAAGGAGTTCCCGTTTGTCTTGTATCCATCCCTCTTCGTTACATGCATAATCCAAATGAAACAGGAAGCTTGCAGGATATCGAAGACTGTATTGAACTCCTTAGTGAATTTGTTTGTGCGTTAGAGGAAGATGTGGATTTAAATCCATTCCATTAA
- a CDS encoding putative membrane protein yields the protein MTTQLNAILIGFSNFPFFAVMLTVPIILGTVLHYKCLNFVRIGINYTFLLYSLCLVAVVLLPLPSIEQAAKLSTYDIQVIPFHFVIDICKDPKAIAQFLLNIVMVVPFGMYLRYYFKMSRNTILLMAFLLSAAIEVTQLTGIYGIYSGSYRLCDVDDLIANTLGGFLGYSFILRMECALPKIQSFDILVSKFSLSHKLQQL from the coding sequence ATGACAACTCAACTAAATGCAATCCTGATCGGCTTTTCCAACTTTCCATTTTTTGCTGTAATGCTTACGGTTCCAATCATTTTAGGTACGGTACTTCATTATAAATGTCTTAACTTTGTTCGTATCGGTATCAATTATACTTTTCTTCTTTACAGCCTATGTTTAGTGGCAGTAGTACTTTTACCATTACCTTCGATCGAGCAGGCAGCTAAGCTTAGTACCTATGACATACAAGTGATTCCATTTCATTTTGTGATCGACATTTGTAAAGATCCAAAAGCAATTGCTCAATTCCTATTAAATATTGTTATGGTAGTGCCATTTGGCATGTATCTTCGTTATTATTTCAAAATGAGCAGAAATACGATCCTACTTATGGCTTTCTTATTAAGTGCTGCCATCGAAGTTACCCAACTGACAGGTATTTATGGTATCTATTCTGGATCTTACCGTCTTTGTGATGTCGATGATTTAATCGCAAATACATTGGGTGGATTTCTAGGTTATTCTTTCATTCTTCGGATGGAATGTGCCTTACCTAAGATCCAATCATTTGATATTCTTGTCAGTAAGTTTTCATTATCTCACAAACTTCAACAAC